In Argiope bruennichi chromosome X1, qqArgBrue1.1, whole genome shotgun sequence, a single window of DNA contains:
- the LOC129959398 gene encoding uncharacterized protein LOC129959398 gives MDDVLTGSDNLVTAKKLQRQLIDILENSGMQLHKWHSNCEELVSSSEKIYNFTHSEEAQVLGVSWNTEKDSLYFKVDFMASEVKDCQVTKRFVLSTIARLFDPLGLLGPVVTMTKIFLQQLWSLKLDWHEVLPEKQTRVVKFRRIITKC, from the coding sequence ATGGATGACGTGTTAACCGGTTCTGATAACTTAGTTACCGCCAAAAAACTTCAAAGGCAGTTAATTGATATCTTGGAAAATTCTGGCATGCAATTGCACAAATGGCATAGTAATTGTGAAGAGTTAGTGTCAAGTAGtgaaaaaatctataattttacacACTCCGAGGAAGCGCAAGTTTTAGGAGTTTCTTGGAATACCGAAAAGGACAGCCTTTACTTTAAAGTCGATTTCATGGCGTCTGAAGTGAAAGACTGTCAAGTCACAAAACGCTTTGTTTTATCCACTATAGCAAGACTTTTCGATCCTCTTGGATTACTAGGACCTGTAGTGAcgatgacaaaaatatttttacagcaattATGGTCTTTAAAGCTGGATTGGCATGAGGTACTGCCTGAGAAACAAACTAGAGTGGTCAAATTTCGTCGAATCATTACAAAGTGTTAG